The window CAATGTACTCAACATCAAGCGGCTCACAGATGTCGCGCCCAAGCTCTTTTATCTGTTTTGGAACACCTAAACCAAAAAGGCCCATCTGTGATCCCCCCTATTCATTTCCTAATTTTATTATACCATTTTTGAAAATTGTTTAACAACTTTAATCTAATTTCTGATTACGCTGATTTAATTCAGTCCAGCCTTCATTACTAAAAGAACAAAAAGGGAAGAAGGATTACATTCCCTTCTTCCCTTTTGTTTTTCTAATTAAATTCTTATCTGAACAAGGATACAAATACTAATGTAATAGTTGATATAAGCTTTACAAGAACATGCAAGGACGGACCTGCTGTGTCTTTGCAAGGATCTCCAACTGTGTCACCAACAACTGCTGCCTTGTGCGCATCAGACCTTTTTCCACCATAATTACCAAGCTCAATGTATTTTTTAGCATTGTCCCATGCACCACCACCGTTGTTGAGGAATAGTGCCAAGATAACACCTGCAATTGTGCCAATCATCAAAAATCCTGCTGCTGCCTCTTTGCCAAGTAGTATTCCAACAAGTATTGGTGCAATTACAACTATCAGACCAGGAACAACCATCTCTTTTAAAGCACCTTTTGTAACAATGTCAACACATTTTGCATAATCTGGCTTTGCTCTTCCTTCCATAAGTCCAGGTATCTCTTTAAACTGTCTTCTTACTTCCAAGATAACATACTGAGCAGCTCTTCCAACTGCTCTTATTGCAGTTGAGCTAAAGAGGTATACCACCATCGCACCTATAAATGCACCGATAAATACCTCAGGTTTGCCAATGTCAACAGAGAACCAAGACTCAAGTGGTCTTCCCAGTATCTTTTTGACCTCATCAAGGTAAGCTGAGAAAAGTAAGAAAGTTGCAAGAGCAGCAGAGCCAATTGCATAACCTTTTGTAAGAGCCTTTGTTGTATTTCCACAAGCATCAAGCCTGTCTGTAACATTTCTTACCTCTTCAGGTGCGCCTGACATCTCAGTGATACCACCGGCATTGTCTGTAATAGGACCAAATGTATCCATTGCTAAAATATATGTACAAGTTGAAAGCATACCCATTGTAGCAATAGCTGTGCCGTAAAGACCGCCTGTTGCAAACCCGGGAAGTGCATGTTCACCAAGCTTGTATGCAATATAAATCGCAATTGAGATAAATATAACCGGCAGGGCTGTTGATTCCATACCAACAGACATACCTGTTATGATATTTGTTGCAGGACCTGTTGTAGATGCTTTTGCTATCTCCTGAACAGGTCTGTAATGGTATGATGTATAGTAATCTGTAAGCCATACAAATATATAGCTAAGAATAATTCCTGTCACTGCACAGCCATACAACAGCCACCAGTTAACTTCCTGCCCATTTGGTAGCTTTCCACTTAACATTGCCTTTACTACAAAAATCAAAACAATCAAGTTCAAAATTGTTGTCACAAAATATCCCTTATTCAAAGCTTTCATTGGATCTTTGCTTTCATCTTTCGTGTTTACAAAGAAAAGCCCGATTACAGATGATACAATACCAATAGCACGCGCAACAAGTGGGAAGAGTATTCCTTTCCAGCCAAACACAGGATATAACGCAACACCAAGTATCATAGCACCTATATTCTCAGCTGCTGTTGACTCAAAAAGGTCAGCACCACGGCCTGCACAGTCTCCAACATTGTCACCAACAAGGTCAGCAACAACAGCTGGGTTTCTTGGATCGTCTTCAGGAATTCCTGCTTCTACTTTACCCACAAGATCAGCGCCAACGTCAGCTGCTTTTGTGTAGATTCCACCGCCCAGCTGAGCAAACAGAGCCACAAACGATGCACCAAATCCAAATCCGACAATCAGTGAAGGTGCCTCTTTTATAAGATTCTCCTTACCAGAAGCTCCTCCGTACAGTAAAAACAGTGTTGCAACACCCAAAAGCGAGAGGGCTGTCACAGCCAGACCTGTTACAGCACCGCCACGAAGAGCTATCTGCAAGGCTCTATTTAAACCTTTCCTTGCACCTGCTGCAGCTCTTACGTTAGAATTCACTGCAATATACATTCCCAAATACCCAGATATTGCTGAGCAGAGTGCACCTGTTATAAAAGCAAAACCTATATGAAAAGCAATCGAAGCAGCCTGTGATGAACCTTTTGAAAGGTTACCAAAATAGTTCGCAATGATAATTATAACAGCTACAATCAACGCAAGAATACCAATAGTTTTGTATTGCCTGTTTAAAAATGCCATGGCACCTTCTCTGATTGCACCCGCAATCTCCTGCATCTTTTCATTGCCTTTTTCTTGAGAAAAAATAAATCTGACAAGCCCAATGATTACAAGAATTGCAAATACAATTACTCCATAGATTAAAGCTATGTAGGCTCCCACAATAATCCCTCCTCTTTAGAATAAAATTTTTTGTCAATAGTTTGACGACCTTTAAAAAAGCGTACAATATATTTTTATTCTACGCAAAGGTCAAAAAATCCTTCTTTGGAAAACAAAAAACCTGCTCATTTCTGCTGAGCAGGTTTTTTATTTTCAAATCTGGAGGCGCCACCCGGATTTGAACCGGGGAATCAGGATTTTGCAGACCCTTGCCTTACCGCTTGGCTATGGCGCCACTTTTTCTCCTTATAAAATTTTGGAGCGGGAAACGGGACTCGAACCCGCGACATCTACCTTGGCAAGGTAGCGCTCTACCACCTGAGCTATTCCCGCTCGTAAGAAGTATTTTGTTTGGTGCCTCGGGGCGGAATCGAACCACCGACACGAGGATTTTCAGTCCTCTGCTCTACCAACTGAGCTACCGAGGCATGTATTAAACTGGCGACCCAGAAGGGACTTGAACCCTCGGCCTCCAGCGTGACAGGCTGGCGCTCTAACCGACTGAGCTACTGGGCCAACCTTTGGTGGGCAGTGCAGGGCTCGAACCTGCGACCCCCTGCTTGTAAGGCAGGTGCTCTCCCAGCTGAGCTAACCGCCCATTTTACTTTTTCTTTGTCGCCGCTGCTTTTAATCAGCGGCGACATGTTTTATTATACTTGACATCTTAGGGTTTTTCAATAGTACTTTTTGGGCAGAAATAAATTAAATTTTCTCATTTTACTTTATTTTTTTAGATTTTCTCACTCAGGCTAAAGATAGCTTAATTTTTCTCACTCTTTTGAGCCATATTTAATCTTGAAAGCTTCTTCTTTTGTAAAATGATATTTTTTTTCACAAAAGCTGCAGACAATTTCTATTCTATCATCCGAAATCTCCTCATCAGTAAGAAGTGGAATCATACTCTCTACCTTTTCTTTTGAACAGTCACACTTGTATCTTGGAAAATACTCCTCCAAAACCTCATATTCAATGTCACCGAAAAGATCTGCAGCAATCTGCAAAACATCTTTTTCTGCTGACACAGAAGAAATATTTGAAAAGTTTTTAAGCCTTTCTTCAAGTTTTTCAATCAACCATTGAGGTGTTTCAGGCAGTACTTGAATTATAAACCCACCCGCTGATCTTACACTTTCATCAGTGTCTATTAAAACACCAAGCGCAACAGCAGATGGAATCTGCTCAGATAAAGCAAAATAGTGCGTTATATCCTCTGCAATTTCGCCTGATACAAGTTCTATCTGTCCAATGTAAGGCTCTTTTAAACCCAAATCCTTTATTACTGTAAGTGTTCCCTCTCCTATAGCTCCCTTGACATTCAGCTTTCCTGCTTCGTTTATCTCTGTGAACACATCTTTGTTTTTTACATAGCCTTTGACATTTCCTTTTGAATCAGAAACTGCAACCAAACCCTTTAAAACTCCACTGCAAGAAATCTGAATTGAAAGAGTGTGGTTCTCACCTTTTAACATAACTCCCATCATTGAGGCGGCAGTCAAAAGCCTACCTAAGGCTGCTGTTGGAATAGGAGGGAGATCATGTATTTTTCTTGCTTCCTCGACTATGTCTGTTGAGTCCATAATGAAAATTGCGACATTTTTATCCTTTGATAGTGATCTTAATATCCGTGCCATAAGTTTTTATTACCTCCGATGCAAAAGTTAAAATTTTTATAGATTTTATTTTACACCAAATACAAAAAAGCTTCCAGCAAAATTGCCAGAAGCTTATTTTACCTTTCTCACATTCACCGCCTGGTTTCCTCTTTCGGTCTTTACTATATCAAACTCCACCATCTGTCCTTCTGCTAAAGTTTTGTACCCTTCCATGTCGATGGCTGAAAAATGAACAAATACATCATCCCCATTTTCTGCACTAATAAACCCATACCCCTTCTCAGGGTTGAATCATTTTACTTTTCCACGCATTTTAAAAAACTCACCTTCTTTTTCGTTTGAGTCATCTTACAGCTAATATTGCCTCTCTTCTGAGAATTTTATGCTATTCAATTTTTCTTACACACATAACACACCTTTGAACAAAAAGAAGTTTTAATAGGACTTTTGTAGTCATAAATCTTTTTAACAATTAAAAAGCCACTCTTTACAAGCATTTTTTCAATTTCTTTTTCTGGATAGATGTACTGGATAATTTCATCGTGAATTGTCTTGTTGGTATCAAAAACAGAAAAGTCAATAATAATTTTTTTTCCTCTCTTCTTAAATTTCCAACCAAACAATGTATCTTCTATTCTCTTTACTGCCTTTTTTCTTTTGCCCAATTTTCCCAAATACTCTTGAGTGTTTAAATCAAATATAAATATACCGTTTCTTTTCAATAACCTTCTTACCTTTTTTAAATATTTCAGCACACGTTGTTTATCTACATGATTTAAAACGTCCATAGTAGAAAGTATAACATCAAACCTATTTTTCGGCTCAAAGTTTAAAAAATCTTCATTGTAGAGTCTTACATTAGCAGATGAGAGTACATGACAAGCCACTTTTATCATTTGAGTTGACTTGTCAATACCATAAAGTTTCTCAAATCCCATCTTTGCTAAAGAACGCAAAAGAGAACCTGTTCCACATCCAACATCCAATATTCTTGCCCTTTTTGAAATATCAAACTCACAAAATATTTTTTTCAAAAACCTCAAAATCAATATCTTGTCAAAAAACACATTAGAAAACATCTTGTAGTAGTTTGCAATATTGTCATAAAAGTTCATTATCGCAGTTTTACCCTCTCTCCAACCTTTCTCTCGGTTCCATTTAAAAGTCTCTTAATGTTTTCTCTGTGACGGATTATAATGACAATCATTATAACAAGAGCTAAAAACCAATACTCTCTTGCAAATATCAAAATAGCAAAGAAATACAAGATGCTACCTACTATACTTGTTAAAGACATATATCTTGTTAAAACAAGTACAATCAACGCAAGGGGTATCACAACAAGGGTAATAACAGGTGTTGCGACAAGCGCAACACCAATAGATGTTGCAACTGCTTTTCCTCCTCTAAATCCAAAGTATAAGGGCCAGTTGTGACCACAGATAACTGCAAATCCGGCAAGTGTAACACCCAAAACAACGTCATCTGGCATGAAAATCTTTGCAAACAACGTTGCCACAACACCTTTTAAAACGTCAATGGCAAATACCAAAATTGCAGGACCTATCCCCATTGTACGAAGAACATTGGTAGTGCCTGGATTTCCGCTCCCGTATTTTCTAATGTCAACTCCATTTAACATTTTGCCAATTATAAGAGCCGGGAGCACACTTCCGAGCAAGTACCCTACTGCAAGCACAATTAAAATCTGAAGTGCCTTCATTTTTACTGTTCCCCTTTCTCTCTTATTAGAAATATTATAGGCACCCCTGTGAAGTCAAATATCTTTCTGAGATAGTTTTCAATGTATCTCTGATATGAAAAATGAAATAAATCCTTGTCATTTACAAATATAGCGATTTTTGGCGGCTTTTCTCCTACTTGTGTCATGTAGTAAATTTTAAGCTGTCTTCCCTTATCACTTGGTGGCTGGTAGATTGTTGTTGCTTCTGCTAAAACATCGTTTATTTGTCCTGTTGTAATTCTTCGTGTATAATTGCCGTATACATACAAAACAGTTTCCAAAAGCTTCTTCACTCTAAAACCTGTCTTTGCAGAGATAAACAAAACAGGTGCAAATTTGAGAAAACTGAGCTTTTCTTCTATTTGCTTTTTGTATTCATCTGCCGTCTTTTCATCCTTCTCAACTGCATCCCACTTGTTTACAGCAATAATGCATCCTTTCCCTGCCTCATAAGCATACCCAGCTATCTTTGCATCCTGTTCAGACACCGGCTCTGTCCCATCAATAAGTATAATACAAATGTCACTTCTTTCTATTGCAGAAAGAGTCCTGAGCATACTGTAGCGCTCAATATTGTCATAAATTTTGCTCTTTCGCCTAAGACCTGCTGTGTCAATCAAAGTTAGAGGAATACCTTCAAACTCAACATATGAGTCTATTGCATCTCGCGTTGTACCTGGAATATCGCTTACAATAACCCTCTCCTCTCCAAGAATATAGTTTACAAGAGATGATTTTCCTGTATTTGGCTTTCCTATTATAGCAACCTTTATTGAATCTTCTTCTATTTCATTTATTCCCACTTTACCAAAATGACTAACAACTGCATCTAAAACATCTCCAACACCTGTCCCGTGTTCTGCTGACATCGCAATTGGGTCAGAAAGTCCTAAGCTATAAAACTCATAAATTACAGACTGCTCTGATATATTGTCAACTTTATTTACTGCAAGTACAATAGGTTTTTTCGAAGCTCTTAACATATTTGCAACTTCTCTGTCTGCATCAGTAAGCCCAGTTTTGCCATCTACCATAAAGATTATTACATCAGACATGTCAATAGCAAACTGTGCTTGGCGTCTCATCTGTTTTAGAATAATATCTTCAGAATAAGGTTCAATACCGCCTGTGTCTATTACATTAAAGGTAATCCCTCTCCACTCTGTCTCGCCCATAATCCTGTCGCGTGTAATACCCGGCGTGTCATCGACAATTGCACGCCTCTCACCAATTAGCCTATTGAAAAGCGTAGATTTCCCTACATTTGGTCTTCCCACAATCGCAACAGTTGGCTTCAATCCTTTTCACCACCTTTCAGTAAATAATAGAGTAGTTTTCTGCCATGATTTTCTACAGGATAAACTGGACATTTAAATCTCTTTTTTAACTCATCTATATGAATATCATCTAAAAACTTATTTTCGTGGTTAAGAGCACAGGAAGGAATCAATATATATTCACCAATATTAACATTTTGTAGCTGATCAATTATGTCTTTGCCAGTGAGAAGTCCTGCAACTGTAATAGTATGCCCAAAGAAATTGTTCACAATTTTTACAATATCAACTTTCACATTTGGAAATTTTCTGTTAAATACTTTTATTAAACCTTTCAGAAAATCATATGCTGAAATACCTGTTATAAGTGTTACATGCTTTTTAAGATGATAATCTGGCTTTAGTCTCTTTAAAGCTCCTAAAAATTGTCTTCTAAACAGGGCAAGCAAACCCACCCCATTTTCTATTTGCCTAAAATCCTCGTAAAACTCATAATCTGGTATGTCCTCTTGAGCCTTGATATAAAACTCATCAGCCGCAAATACAAGCTTTGTACCATACTCTTTTTCAAATTTTTTTTGCCATCCTGATATTTGATTTAAGACCTTCTTTGCATCGTCTTTAGAAAAAGGCTCCAAAGGAAATAATCCCTCACGGTATTTTGTAAGCCCAACTGGTACAACTGCTATAGAGCGAATATTAGGATAAAATTTTGACAAATCAGAAATTGTTCTGTCAAGCTCAAAGCCGTCATTTATTCCTTTCATAAGAACAATTTGAACATCAAACTCTATATGATTCTTTGCTAAATACTCGAGCTGGTCCAAAATCAATGCAGCCTTAGGATTTTTTAGTATAAATTTCCTTAAGGTTGGGTTTGTTGTATGAACAGAGATTTTAAGAGGACTTAAATGGAATTTAACTATTCTTTCAAAGTCCTTTTCTGTCAAGTTTGTAAGTGTAATGTAATTACCACTTAAAATTGAAAGTGCAGTATCATCATCTTTTATATAAAGAGTCTTTCTCATACCTTTTGGGAGCTGGTCAATAAAGCAAAATATACATTTGTTCACACACCTTTTAATTTGCTTGTATTCAAATTCCATCCCAAGTGGTTTTAATTTCTTGTTTATAAGCCCAATTTTATAAAGTTTACCATCTCTCAAATATTCAATTATAAGTTTCTCTTCCTTAGAATAGTACAAGTAGTCAATTATATCATTTATCTCCCAATTATTTATTTTTAAAACTATATCCCCTGGTTTAAATCCACACTTTTCCGCCAAGCTTTTTTGCTGTATATTAGAAATTTTTAACATGCCTTCACCTTTTCAGACTAAAAATATTAATCTAAAAATCCTTCCCTTGCCTTTGTAATATATTCCATACAAAACTCATCTTGACCTGAAAGAGCCTCTGCAGCGTAAATCAGTTTCATCAAAACATCATCTAATGGGTCAGCGATACAGCTATTTAACCCAAAATAAATGGCAATGGGCAAAAATGCTCTATTTAACCATCTTCTTTTTGGAAGTCCAAATGACACATTTGAAAGACCGCAGATGATATTTACATTTTCAAATTCTTTTCTAATGAGTTTTATTGTCTCAAGCGCAACATCAACATATCTTTGGTCAACAGACACTGGCTGGAGCATTGGATCTAAGAATATGTCTTCTTCAAGAATGCCATTACTTGTTAACCTGTCAACAAGCCTTTTTGCAATCTCAACTCTTTTTTCAGGCTCATCAGGTATACCAACATCGTCCATCAAAAGAGCAACCACTTTCATGTTGTACTCTTTGATAATAGGGAGTGCTCTTGACAAGATCTCCTCTTCGTATATTACAGAGTTAAAAATGGCTCTTTCTCCTTTATAAATTTTCATAACCTCTCCAATGACCTCTGGTCTTGGACTGTCAATTGAAAGCGGGACACTTACCTCTTTTTGAATACTTTCAACCATTTTTTTTAAAATTTCAGTCTCTTCATCCACAAAAGCGCCTGCATTTACATCTATATAATGAGCTCCTGCCAAATACTGTTTTTTTGCAAGCTCTACAATGTATTCAAAATTGCCCTCTTTTATTGCATCAGCAACATTCTTGACTGTTGAGTTTATCTTTTCGCCAATTATTATCATCGTTATTTAAATTCACTCCTTTTTTAAGATACTCTTCAACCTTGTCCAGCTTAAAGCCATTGTAAAGATCGTTAAGTAGAAGGTTTAATCTCTCCAATGCCATAAGAACAATTTCTTCTGAAATCTTGTTTTCTCTTCTCAGAGAAACAAGTTCATCAATGTCAACAATCCTATAGCTTTTATCTGGAAAAACTATAACATCAACCAGCAAATCCTCTGTGACAATCTTATCACTCTCAATATGCGTATCTATAATATCACAATAAGTATATAGCAATCTATCATTATAATCAAAAACCTTGCTAATTTTAACCCCTTTCTTAAGATACACACAAGAAGCACCCCATTTGATATCTTCTCTTTTTTTAATAGGAAGCCACTTTGTTATAAGGACTTCATCGTTCATGTAAACTATTTCATCAGATGAGATATCTATTTCTTCTTCGGGGTAAAACCTTTTTCTGATTAACTTCAAATTGATTACTCCTTCTGCAATTGATTTTTTTGAAAATTATTATATAATGTAAAGTAGAGATTTGCAAACAAGAATTCAAAAATGAACAAACCGAAAGGTCGGGATGTAGCTCAGTTTGGCTAGAGCGCCTGGTTCGGGACCAGGAGGTCGCAGGTTCAAGTCCTGTCATCCCGACCATTTTAATAGCTTTCATTACAGCTCTTTTGTAATTCATTATACAACTTTTTCAAAGCTTTTTTCTCAATCCGTGACACATATGAACGGGATATTCCCAATAAATTTGCAACCTCCATCTAAGTTCTTTCTCTGCCATTTTTAAGCCCGTACCGAAGCTCAATTATGCGTTTTTCCCTCCCTTTTAAAATCTTGTCAAGCTTCCTCAATAAATTTTTTATCTATATCTTTATATCTACTTGATCATCTATATCATCTTGGTCACTTTGCAAAACATCTATAAGCAGAATTTCATTCCCATCTTTGTCACTGCCAATTGGATTTTCAAGCGAAACCTGAGATAAAAACTTTTTGTTTTGGCGAAGATACATCAATATCTCATTTTCAATACACTTTGCTGCATATGTTGAAAGTTTTGTATTCTTGTCTTGAGAATACGTCTCAATAGCTTTAATAAGGCCAATAGTCCCCACAGAAATAATATCATCTGTCAAATTTGGAAAAGACAAGGTATACTTTTTAGCAATATGAGCAACAAGGCGCAGATTCTTTTCAATTAGAATGTTCCTTGCTTCAACACAGCCTTGCCACATCTTTTCTAAATACATTTCCTCTTCCTCATCAGTAAGAGGATGGGGGAACGAGTTTGCGTTTTCAATATAAAACATCTTGCACATGAACTCCTAATCAGTAGCCTTTTGGTCGCATACAATTATATGATCATTCCCCCGTTTTGTTGCATGTCCATCAAAAATTTTTATTATTCTACTTTTTTTCTAAGCATTGCAAATTCAACAACCGGTCTGTCAAATTTTATTTTAGTAAGCTGCTGAGCGTGTGGTACAACATCTAAAGGGTTGCCTTCCAAGTCGAAAATGTTATCAAGTTTCTGTACAAAATATGTCCCATCTGGCAGCATCACCTCAGCTACATCCCCTTTAAAAAACCTATTGCGCTGTTCAACCACTGCCCAGCCATCTTCTAAAATCTCTTTTACAATGCCAATAAATTCATATTCACGAATGTATTTGCTTGAGTCAAATTTATAATCATTGTGTGTTGGTTTTCCAAAGTAGAAGTTTGTTGTATAGCTTCTGTGCGAGCACTTTGCTATCTCCTCAAGCCACTGAGGGTCAGCTTCAAAGTGTTCTGGGTCTTGTAAGTATCTGTCAATTGCCTTTCTGTACACACTTACAACAGTTCCAACATAGAAGCTGCTCTTCATCCTTCCTTCTATCTTGAAGGCATCAATTCCTGCTTCTACTAACTTGTCAATATGCTCAACCATGCAAAGGTCTTTTGAGTTGAAGATATACGTTCCATCAACATCTTCAAATACCTCAAAATACTGACCGGGCCTTTTTTCTTCCATGATATAGTATTTGTATCTGCAAGGATGTGCACACTCACCCCTGTTTGCATCTCTGTATGTCATATATGCGCTCAGAAAACACCTTCCCGAGTATGAAATGCACACAGCCCCATGGACAAAAGCTTCAAGCTCAAGATCTTGGGGTACATTTTGGCGAATCTCTTTTATCTCTTCTAAAGAAAGCTCTCTTGCCAACACTATCCTCTTTGCACCAAGTTCATGCCAAAACCGTGCACTTTCAAAATTGGTAGTGTTTGCCTGAGTGCTTATGTGAATAGGAATTCCAAGTCTTTTTGCTTTTTTGAAGATACCTAAATCTGAAACTATTATTCCATCAAAACCTAAATCCTTTATGCTATCAAAAAACTCATCTACCTTTTTTATATCCTCATTTCTTGCGAATATATTTGCTGTGAGATATACCTTTTTACCATACCTGTGTGCAAACTCTATACCTTCCTTCATACTATCGAAGTCAAAATTTCCAGCGTATTTTCTCAGTCCAAATTCTTTGCCGCCTATATAGACGCTATCAGCACCATACACTACCGCAACTTTTAGTTTTTCTAAGTCTCCTGCCGGTGCAACAAGCTCAGGTCTTTTTGTTTTCATTTTTAAAACCTCCACTACTTTTTGATAGCAATTAAAACTCCATCGCTAATTGGCAAAAGTGTCATTACAAACTCTGGGTCATCTTCAATCATCTTTATAAACTTGTTCATTCTTTTAGCAATTGTAATCATTCTTCGAACTAAATACCTTCTTCCAACAACCATACCTTTGAAAAGTACATTGTCACAAACAAGTAAACACTCTTTTGACATCTTATCTTTCGTAAGATTAAAATAGTCAATGTACTGGGCTTTGGCAGCATCAAAAAATATCATGTCAAACTCCCCATCTATCGCCTGCAAAACCTCTTCTGCCTCGCCACCAATGATAGTTATTTTATCTTCTGCATTAAATTCTTTTACATTCTTTTTTGCTTGCATAACCATGTCAAAGTCCTTCTCAATGGAAATTATCTTAGCTTCAGGAAAGCCAATATGCATTGAAAGTGTTGAATAACCAATAGCTGTCCCAATCTCTAGTACTCTTTTTGGTTTTCTCAACATTGTTAGGATTGTAAGAAGCCTTGAAACCTCTCTTGAAACAATTGGGATATTATTCTTTTTGGCATATTCTTCAATTTTTAGAAGTTTCTTGTCAATATTTGTAAGTTTTGACCTTATAAACTGATTTAAAATATCCTGGGATATATCCATGGTCTTATTTTTTCCCTTCTTTTAGTTGTTTTTGTGCTTTCAAATGTTCTTCATAGGTCCTTGAAAATATATGGCTTCCATCTTTTTTGGCAACAAAAAATAAGTAATCTGTCTTTTGAGGATTCAATGCAGCAAGCAAACTCTCCTTCCCTGGATTGCATACCGCAGAAGGTGGAAGCCCTTTGTAAAGGTATGTATTATATGGCGATCTAATTTTAACATCCTCATATGACAAAACTTCTTTGTGAAATGGTAGAATATACTCAACTGTCGCACAGCTTTCTAACTTTATCCCTTGGCTTAACCTGTTCAAAAACACACCTGCAATAATAGGACGCTCAAAATCTTTTTTAGCCTCTTTTTCAACAATTGAGGCAAGGATTACTGTTTGAATATCATCAAGCTGGGTTGTCTTTTTATGTTTTATGCTATTGTAAACCTCTAAAAATCTATTTAACATCCTTTTAATTATATCCTTTTCAGATTCACCAATATATATTTCATATGTATCAGGATACAAAAACCCCTCAAGCTTGTATTTTACATTTTTTGAAGGATATTTAAACTGAAAATCAAAGTTGTAGTTATTAATCTCATCCAAAAACTTCTTCTCATCAACAATTCCCAAACTGCTCAGTCTTTTTGCTATCTGGACGCAAGTAAAACCTTCTGGAATAGTAAACCTTATTGTCTTTTTGAACACAATACCCTTTTGCAAAGCCTCACAAAGCTCTTTATAGCTCATAGATGAAGAGAACTTGTAACTTCCTGCTGCTATCTTGTAATTGTTAATTTTTACATATAGCATGAAAAGATAAGGGTTTTTTATTATCCCTTTCTCCTTTAGAATCATAGCAACATTTTTTACAGAGGTGTTTTGCGGAATTTCAACGTAAACTTCTTTAGTTTTGGGTTTTTGAAGCTTTAATAAGATTGCAAGTAGCAGGACACTCATTGTAATTATACTGATTATGAAAATATAAACCCTTACATTTTTATTCTTA is drawn from Caldicellulosiruptor naganoensis and contains these coding sequences:
- a CDS encoding class I SAM-dependent methyltransferase, which produces MNFYDNIANYYKMFSNVFFDKILILRFLKKIFCEFDISKRARILDVGCGTGSLLRSLAKMGFEKLYGIDKSTQMIKVACHVLSSANVRLYNEDFLNFEPKNRFDVILSTMDVLNHVDKQRVLKYLKKVRRLLKRNGIFIFDLNTQEYLGKLGKRKKAVKRIEDTLFGWKFKKRGKKIIIDFSVFDTNKTIHDEIIQYIYPEKEIEKMLVKSGFLIVKKIYDYKSPIKTSFCSKVCYVCKKN
- the plsY gene encoding glycerol-3-phosphate 1-O-acyltransferase PlsY; amino-acid sequence: MKALQILIVLAVGYLLGSVLPALIIGKMLNGVDIRKYGSGNPGTTNVLRTMGIGPAILVFAIDVLKGVVATLFAKIFMPDDVVLGVTLAGFAVICGHNWPLYFGFRGGKAVATSIGVALVATPVITLVVIPLALIVLVLTRYMSLTSIVGSILYFFAILIFAREYWFLALVIMIVIIIRHRENIKRLLNGTERKVGERVKLR
- the hslO gene encoding Hsp33 family molecular chaperone HslO, translated to MARILRSLSKDKNVAIFIMDSTDIVEEARKIHDLPPIPTAALGRLLTAASMMGVMLKGENHTLSIQISCSGVLKGLVAVSDSKGNVKGYVKNKDVFTEINEAGKLNVKGAIGEGTLTVIKDLGLKEPYIGQIELVSGEIAEDITHYFALSEQIPSAVALGVLIDTDESVRSAGGFIIQVLPETPQWLIEKLEERLKNFSNISSVSAEKDVLQIAADLFGDIEYEVLEEYFPRYKCDCSKEKVESMIPLLTDEEISDDRIEIVCSFCEKKYHFTKEEAFKIKYGSKE
- the der gene encoding ribosome biogenesis GTPase Der, yielding MKPTVAIVGRPNVGKSTLFNRLIGERRAIVDDTPGITRDRIMGETEWRGITFNVIDTGGIEPYSEDIILKQMRRQAQFAIDMSDVIIFMVDGKTGLTDADREVANMLRASKKPIVLAVNKVDNISEQSVIYEFYSLGLSDPIAMSAEHGTGVGDVLDAVVSHFGKVGINEIEEDSIKVAIIGKPNTGKSSLVNYILGEERVIVSDIPGTTRDAIDSYVEFEGIPLTLIDTAGLRRKSKIYDNIERYSMLRTLSAIERSDICIILIDGTEPVSEQDAKIAGYAYEAGKGCIIAVNKWDAVEKDEKTADEYKKQIEEKLSFLKFAPVLFISAKTGFRVKKLLETVLYVYGNYTRRITTGQINDVLAEATTIYQPPSDKGRQLKIYYMTQVGEKPPKIAIFVNDKDLFHFSYQRYIENYLRKIFDFTGVPIIFLIREKGEQ
- a CDS encoding sodium-translocating pyrophosphatase, which codes for MGAYIALIYGVIVFAILVIIGLVRFIFSQEKGNEKMQEIAGAIREGAMAFLNRQYKTIGILALIVAVIIIIANYFGNLSKGSSQAASIAFHIGFAFITGALCSAISGYLGMYIAVNSNVRAAAGARKGLNRALQIALRGGAVTGLAVTALSLLGVATLFLLYGGASGKENLIKEAPSLIVGFGFGASFVALFAQLGGGIYTKAADVGADLVGKVEAGIPEDDPRNPAVVADLVGDNVGDCAGRGADLFESTAAENIGAMILGVALYPVFGWKGILFPLVARAIGIVSSVIGLFFVNTKDESKDPMKALNKGYFVTTILNLIVLIFVVKAMLSGKLPNGQEVNWWLLYGCAVTGIILSYIFVWLTDYYTSYHYRPVQEIAKASTTGPATNIITGMSVGMESTALPVIFISIAIYIAYKLGEHALPGFATGGLYGTAIATMGMLSTCTYILAMDTFGPITDNAGGITEMSGAPEEVRNVTDRLDACGNTTKALTKGYAIGSAALATFLLFSAYLDEVKKILGRPLESWFSVDIGKPEVFIGAFIGAMVVYLFSSTAIRAVGRAAQYVILEVRRQFKEIPGLMEGRAKPDYAKCVDIVTKGALKEMVVPGLIVVIAPILVGILLGKEAAAGFLMIGTIAGVILALFLNNGGGAWDNAKKYIELGNYGGKRSDAHKAAVVGDTVGDPCKDTAGPSLHVLVKLISTITLVFVSLFR